A window of Cryptomeria japonica chromosome 3, Sugi_1.0, whole genome shotgun sequence contains these coding sequences:
- the LOC131046005 gene encoding receptor-like protein 19, whose amino-acid sequence MGAISLQLEKLQHLQVLILSNNNFSGVIPSSLSNLKAMKNQTESSNVLQYSNSSTMSYVDKMEIVNKGQFLEYAKSLAMVRCLDLSGNNFSGDIPRGIGFLIDLKFLNLSRNHLSGTIPTTFGNLVKLESLDISRNNIIGYIPGELQLLTYLSYFNISYNNLSSRILIGGQFLTFNGGSFSNIAHLCGLQINRSCSSSLSPKFTQDEDGSEEEWDEDVWWEVGIGLSFGFGFAIFIGVLCFNKKYHFKCFKTMDEFIFILDQYVKENKF is encoded by the coding sequence ATGGGTGCAATATCATTACAGTTGGAAAAACTGCAACATCTTCAAGTCTTGATTTTGTCAAATAACAATTTTTCTGGAGTTATTCCAAGTAGCTTGAGTAACTTGAAAGCAATGAAAAATCAAACAGAAAGCTCAAATGTCCTTCAATATTCAAATTCTAGCACAATGTCCTATGTAGATAAAATGGAAATAGTCAACAAAGGCCAATTTCTAGAGTATGCAAAATCTTTGGCAATGGTTCGATGTCTTGATCTCTCTGGCAACAACTTCTCAGGGGATATTCCTCGAGGCATTGGGTTCCTCATTGATCTCAAATTTCTCAATTTATCAAGAAATCATCTCAGTGGCACAATTCCTACTACTTTTGGAAATCTTGTGAAATTGGAGTCACTTGATATTTCAAGGAACAATATTATTGGATATATTCCTGGGGAGCTACAACTTCTCACATATTTGAGTTATTTCAACATATCTTATAATAAtttatctagtagaatactgataGGAGGACAATTTCTTACATTCAATGGTGGTTCATTTTCAAACATTGCACATCTTTGTGGACTTCAAATCAACAGAAGTTGTTCCTCTTCTCTTTCTCCAAAATTTACCCAAGATGAAGATGGAAGTGAAGAAGAGTGGGATGAAGACGTTTGGTGGGAAGTGGGAATTGGATTGAGCTTTGGATTTGGGTTTGCAATTTTTATTGGAGTATTATGTTTCaacaaaaaatatcatttcaaatgtTTCAAGACCATGGATGAATTTATTTTCATTCTTGATCAATatgttaaagaaaataaattttaa
- the LOC131055734 gene encoding receptor-like protein 35, whose amino-acid sequence MGKVILVLSLLLLVGTCCCSSSSSLWGGCPPQERSALILFKQHLHDPYDQLSSWKGSYCCSWKGIACHRGTGHVVRLDLSTFYYPLSAVVRNSSSQIFPDLFHLHHLEYLDLSWIDLSPLPFPSHLPSLSKLTHLSLFYCRLTGQIPSELGNMSSLKYLDISYNPDLTGEIPSELGNMSSLKYLDISGNPHLELSQSSSWIRNMRGLEELYMDGVNLTTGGDGVVENVASLTNLTALSMSGLSGAILSPLVNLSSLSHLYLVDSDVTHQHFPIWISNLTSLVSLNLFNYSLHDSIPSTVLSLPHLKNLLLSYNPDLKVDLTFIVQHASQLRSLSIYRSNVGGVIPNSVGNMSSLTSLHLRGNKIEGVLPPAIGNMSSLTHLDLSYNSLRGNIPWSSLGGLLKLSTLQLDSNQLNGSLPYNFGNLSSLEVLCLHDNYLNGTFLLSQLEGFTKISELELSNNFLTIEMNSNWIPKFQLQYLYLSSCNMHGDFPTFISTQYTIEIIDLSNNYLSGNFPEWLWDLTFLQRLNLSYNQFGGPLSSKFSAFDAQYVDLHRNKLQGNIFMPHPNVQFLDMSENQFESISKEKMNKYGPSRLIYLSLANNSISGVFPHSICEDPQLEVLDVSKNKITGNFFASFGNCSTTLKVLNLENNHLEGETGNIICLQTLKLGGNRLQGPIPSSLQKCTSLQILDLGYNNMQGKIPNWIDKLIDLRILVLRSNKFNGEIPLQLAKLQHLQVLILSNNNFFGVIPSSLSSLKAMKNQTESTDVLQYSNHSSSMSYVDKMEIVNKGQFLEYAKSLAMVRCLDLSGNNFSGDIPQGIGFLIGLKSLNLSRNHLSGKIPTSFGYLVKLESLDISKNNIIGDIPGELQLLTYLSYFNISYNNLSGRIPVGGQFLTFSDSSFSNNAHLCGLQINTSCSSFLSPNYTQDEDVSKEEWDEDVWWEVEIGLSFGVGFALIIGVLCFNKKCRFKCFKIMDEVIFMLDKNVQEKLF is encoded by the coding sequence ATGGGCAAAGTGATACTTGTGCTCTCGCTGCTGTTGTTGGTGGGCACCTGCTgctgctcctcctcctcctccttgtggGGAGGATGCCCTCCTCAGGAAAGAAGTGCCCTCATCCTCTTCAAACAACACCTCCACGATCCATATGACCAGCTGAGCTCATGGAAGGGCTCATACTGCTGCTCCTGGAAGGGAATCGCCTGCCACAGGGGCACTGGCCACGTGGTTCGCCTGGATCTTAGCACCTTTTATTATCCCTTGTCAGCAGTAGTGAGGAATTCAAGCAGTCAAATATTCCCAGATTTATTCCACCTGCACCATTTGGAGTACCTCGACCTCAGTTGGATTGACTTGTCCCCTCTTCCTTTCCCTTCACATCTTCCGAGCCTCAGCAAATTGACACACTTGAGCTTGTTTTATTGTAGGCTTACTGGCCAAATTCCAAGTGAGCTTGGCAATATGTCTAGCTTGAAATATCTGGACATCTCCTACAATCCTGATCTTACCGGCGAAATTCCAAGTGAGCTTGGCAATATGTCTAGCTTGAAATATCTGGACATCTCAGGAAATCCTCATCTGGAGTTGAGCCAATCGAGCTCATGGATTCGAAATATGCGAGGCTTGGAGGAGCTCTATATGGACGGTGTGAATCTAACAACGGGAGGTGATGGTGTGGTAGAGAATGTTGCGTCCCTCACCAACCTTACAGCACTTTCCATGTCTGGACTGTCAGGTGCAATTCTCTCTCCTCTTGTAAATCTCTCCTCCCTCTCCCATCTCTACCTTGTTGATAGTGACGTCACTCACCAACACTTTCCCATCTGGATTTCAAACCTTACATCTTTGGTCTCCCTCAATCTGTTCAACTACAGTCTCCATGATTCCATCCCTTCCACTGTGTTAAGTCTTCCACACTTGAAAAACCTTCTCTTGTCCTACAATCCCGATCTCAAAGTAGATCTGACCTTCATTGTGCAGCATGCTTCCCAGCTCAGAAGCCTTTCTATTTATCGTTCAAATGTGGGAGGAGTGATTCCAAATTCTGTTGGGAATATGTCCTCGTTGACCTCTTTGCATCTTAGGGGTAACAAAATTGAAGGTGTTCTTCCTCCTGCTATTGGAAATATGTCTTCGTTGACCCACTTGGATCTTTCTTATAATTCATTGAGAGGGAACATTCCGTGGAGCTCTTTAGGTGGCCTACTAAAGTTGTcaactcttcagctggattcaaatcaattaaatgggAGCTTGCCATATAATTTTGGTAATCTCTCATCCTTGGAAGTCCTTTGTCTCCATGATAACTATTTGAATGGCACTTTCTTACTCTCTCAATTAGAAGGTTTCACAAAGATAAGTGAGTTGGAACTTTCCAACAATTTCTTGACAATAGAAATGAATTCTAATTGGATCCCTAAATTCCAGCTTCAATATTTGTATTTGAGTTCTTGTAATATGCATGGTGATTTCCCTACTTTCATATCCACTCAATACACCATAGAGATCATAGACCTATCCAACAATTATTTGAGTGGAAATTTTCCTGAATGGTTGTGGGACCTTACATTCTTGCAGAGACTCAATCTCTCATATAATCAATTTGGAGGACCATTATCCTCTAAGTTCAGTGCATTTGATGCTCAATATGTGGACTTACATAGAAATAAGTTACAAGGGAATATTTTCATGCCACATCCTAATGTGCAGTTTCTTGACATGTCAGAGAATCAATTTGAGAGCATCAGTAAAGAAAAAATGAACAAATATGGCCCCAGTCGACTAATTTATTTGTCACTTGCAAATAATAGTATTAGTGGTGTCTTTCCACATTCTATTTGTGAAGATCCTCAATTGGAGGTTTTGGATGTGTCTAAGAACAAGATTACAGgtaatttttttgcaagttttgGCAATTGCTCAACAACATTAAAGGTGTTGAATCTTGAAAACAATCATTTGGAAGGTGAGACCGGGAACATAATTTGTCTTCAAACATTAAAATTAGGAGGTAATAGACTACAAGGGCCGATTCCATCATCGCTTCAAAAGTGTACCTCTTTGCAAATTCTAGATTTGGGATATAATAACATGCAAGGAAaaatcccaaattggatagataaGTTGATTGATCTTCGAATTTTAGTACTAAGATCTAATAaattcaatggtgaaataccattaCAATTGGCAAAGCTACAACATCTTCAAGTCTTGATTTTGTCAAATAACAATTTTTTTGGAGTAATTCCAAGTAGCTTGAGTAGCTTGAAAGCAATGAAAAATCAAACAGAAAGCACAGATGTCCTTCAATACTCAAATCATTCCAGCTCAATGTCTTATGTAGATAAAATGGAAATAGTCAACAAAGGCCAATTTTTAGAGTATGCAAAATCTTTGGCAATGGTTCGTTGTCTTGATCTCTCAGGCAACAACTTCTCAGGGGATATTCCTCAAGGAATTGGGTTCCTCATTGGTCTAAAATCTCTCAATTTATCAAGAAATCATCTAAGTGGCAAAATTCCTACTTCTTTTGGATATCTTGTGAAATTGGAGTCACTTGATATTTCAAAGAACAATATTATTGGAGATATTCCTGGAGAACTACAACTTCTCACATATTTGAGTTATTTCAACATATCTTATAATAATTTGTCTGGTAGAATACCAGTGGGAGGTCAATTTCTTACATTTAGTGATAGTTCATTTTCTAACAATGCACATCTTTGTGGACTTCAGATAAACACAAGTTGTTCCTCTTTTCTTTCTCCAAACTACACTCAAGATGAAGATGTAAGTAAAGAAGAGTGGGATGAAGATGTGTGGTGGGAAGTGGAAATTGGATTGAGCTTTGGAGTTGGGTTTGCACTTATTATTGGAGTATTATGTTTCAATAAAAAATGTCGTTTTAAATGCTTCAAGATCATGGATGAAGTTATTTTCATGCTTGATAAAAATGTTCaagaaaaattattttaa